A region from the Eleginops maclovinus isolate JMC-PN-2008 ecotype Puerto Natales chromosome 17, JC_Emac_rtc_rv5, whole genome shotgun sequence genome encodes:
- the myf5 gene encoding myogenic factor 5, whose translation MDVFSPSQVFYDGASSPDSLEFGPGMELDGSEEDEHVRIPGAPHQPGHCLQWACKACKRKSNFVDRRRAATMRERRRLKKVNHAFEALRRCTSANPSQRLPKVEILRNAIHYIESLQELLHEQVENYYGLPGGSSSEPGSPLSSCSDGMADSNSPVWQHLNANYSNSYSYAKNDCLGDKSAGASSLACLSSIVDRLSSVGSGCGPAAQRDVATFSPGSSDSQPCTPESPGTRPVYHVL comes from the exons ATGGACGTCTTCTCACCATCCCAGGTCTTCTACGACGGAGCTTCATCTCCAGACAGCCTGGAATTTGGCCCCGGCATGGAGCTTGATGGCTCTGAGGAGGATGAGCATGTTAGGATCCCTGGGGCACCTCACCAGCCGGGACACTGCCTGCAGTGGGCCTGCAAGGCCTGCAAGCGCAAGTCTAACTTTGTGGATCGCAGACGTGCCGCCACCATGCGAGAGCGCCGGCGGCTGAAGAAAGTCAACCACGCTTTCGAGGCTTTGAGACGCTGCACCTCGGCCAACCCCAGCCAGCGCCTCCCCAAGGTGGAGATCCTGCGCAACGCCATCCACTACATCGAGAGCCTACAGGAGCTGCTACACGAACAGGTGGAAAACTACTACGGCCTACCTGGAGGGAGCAGCTCTGAACCCGGGAGCCCGCTGTCCAGCTGCTCTGATGGCATG GCTGACAGCAACAGTCCAGTGTGGCAGCATCTGAATGCAAACTACAGCAACAGCTATTCGTATGCAAAGAACG ATTGCCTAGGTGATAAATCAGCCGGTGCCTCCAGTCTGGCGTGTCTCTCCAGCATCGTGGACCGCCTGTCCTCGGTTGGGTCCGGCTGTGGCCCTGCGGCGCAGAGAGACGTGGCCACCTTCTCACCCGGCAGCTCCGACTCGCAGCCTTGCACGCCAGAGAGCCCAGGTACCAGGCCCGTGTACCACGTCCTCTGA
- the myf6 gene encoding myogenic factor 6: protein MMDLFETNPYLFNDLRYLEEGDHGPLQHLDISGVSPLYNGNDSPLSPGQDNVPSETGGESSGEEHVLAPPGLRSHCDGQCLMWACKICKRKSAPPDRRKAATLRERRRLKKINEAFDVLKRKTVPNPNQRLPKVEILRSAISYIERLQDLLQTLDEQEKPQNGSSHNFKDHSVGNHDGHWKKSSDSWPTSADHSTVAMINQREGSSESSASSSLLRLSSIVNSITNGDKVNFSENVSEN from the exons ATGATGGACCTTTTTGAGACCAACCCTTATCTTTTCAATGATTTGCGCTACTTGGAAGAAGGAGATCATGGACCACTACAGCACTTGGACATATCCGGGGTGTCTCCACTGTACAACGGCAATGACAGCCCGCTGTCTCCAGGCCAGGATAACGTTCCGTCCGAGACCGGGGGGGAGAGCAGCGGGGAGGAACACGTTCTTGCGCCCCCGGGTCTCCGGTCGCACTGCGACGGCCAGTGCCTCATGTGGGCCTGTAAGATCTGCAAGAGGAAGTCTGCGCCGCCCGACAGACGCAAGGCCGCCActctgagggagaggaggaggctgaagaAGATCAACGAGGCCTTCGACGTGTTAAAAAGGAAGACCGTGCCAAACCCCAACCAGAGGCTACCCAAGGTGGAGATTTTACGCAGCGCCATAAGCTACATCGAGAGGCTACAGGACCTGCTGCAGACCCTGGACGAGCAGGAGAAGCCCCAAAACGGATCATCCCACAACTTCAAAGACCACAGT GTGGGAAACCATGATGGTCACTGGAAAAAGTCCTCAGATTCGTGGCCGACCTCTGCTGATCATTCCACTGTCGCAATGATAAACCAGAGAGAAG GCTCCAGCGAGTCTTCGGCCTCCTCCAGCCTCCTGCGTCTGTCCTCCATTGTGAACAGCATCACCAACGGAGACAAAGTCAACTTCAGCGAGAACGTCTCAGAAAACTGA